The genomic window CCTGGTTCAGGTTCATCTTCCAGTTGCCGGCGACAAAGGGTCTGCGCATCGGATTTCTCCTCAAAAGCTCTTGCAATAGGCCGCTTTCCGGGCGACTGCACACGAAAACGGCTATGATACGCCGTGACCCAGCCAAAGCCAAGCGATTTCGGGATGCGCCTCTGGCCTGCTGAGCAACGGCCCCAGCACGCTGAGGATGGCTCGCAGCGGATGTTCCGGGGCCGGGGGGAGGACAGGTCGCCACAGCGATTTAACAAAAACGTACATCCGGCCCATCGGCGGACAAAAACGTAGCTTTCCACCGCCGGAAACCCGAGGCGTTGCGGCGCCGCACCAGACCTTTCATTTACCATAACAGCTTTTTTACCAACATGTTAGCTGATCACAAGCCGCGCGGATGCCGCGTTTGGCACCAAAATTGCGTAAGGACCACCGAAAGGCCTTGTGGCGACGTACAGCCAAAATTGTAAGACAGCGAGAAAAGGAGAACGAACGTGGGCGTGAGAACGATGGGTCTGTTGGCGGCGATTCTATGCGCGGCGCCGGGACTGGCCGGCACGGTACAGGCGGCGGAGCCCAACCACATCGACACCGGCACCACGGCGTGGATGCTGATCTCGACGGCCCTGGTGCTGTTGATGGTGCCGGGGCTGGCGATGTTCTACGGCGGTCTGGTGCGGACCAAGAACGTCCTGGGCACGATGATGCACAGCTTCGCTGCGATGGCCCTGATCGGGGTGCTCTGGGCGGTGTGCGGATACGCCCTGAGCTTCGGACCGAACGTGCTGGGCGGATGGTTCGGCTGGAACGGCGAGCTGTTCCTGCTGAATGGGATCGATGAGACGATCATGGCCTCGGGCATCCCGGAATACGTATTCGCGATGTTCCAGGGCAAGTTCGCGATCATCACGCCGGCCCTGATCGCCGGAGCGTTCGCCGAACGGGTGCGATTCCGCGGGTACTGCTTCTTCATCGTGCTCTGGAGCCTGCTGGTATACTGCCCGCTGTGCCACTGGGTCTGGTCGGAAGAGGGATTCCTGTTCAAGCTGGGGGCAATCGACTTCGCGGGCGGCACGGTGGTCCACATCTCCGCCGGCATCAGCGGCCTGGTCGCGGTGCTGTATCTGGGGGCGAGGCGAGGCTACCCGCGGACCGCGATGCACCCGAGCAACCTGGTCATTACGCTGATCGGTGCGGGCCTGCTGTGGGTGGGCTGGTTTGGATTCAACGCAGGCAGCGCGGTCGAAAGCGGCCTGACCACGGCGAGGGCGCTGACGGTGACGCAGGTGGCGGCGGCGGCTGGGGCGCTCACGTGGATCATCATCGAAGCCTTCCACCACGGCAAGGCGACGAGCCTGGGCATCGCCAGCGGCATCCTGGCCGGTTTGGTGGCTATCACTCCGGCCGCCGGCGTGGTCCAGCCGTCCGGTGCGATCGCCCTGGGCGTCGCGGCCTCGGGCGTGTGCTACGTGGCCATCCTCATCAAGAACCGGATCGGATACGACGACAGCCTGGACGCCTTCGGCATCCACGGCGTGGCCGGAATGCTCGGAGCGGTGCTGCTGACATTCTTCATCCGCCAAAGCTGGGTCGCCAACAACGGCGGCGAGAGTTGGACAACGATGGGACAGCTTGGCGTCCAGGTCCTGGGCGTGGCGACGACCATCGCCTACGCCGGCCTGCTGACGATCATCCTGGTCGTGCTGGTGGACAAGACGCTGGGATTGCGGATGCAGCCGCAGAACGAAATGGCCGGGATGGACCACAGCCTCCACGGCGAGCACGGCTATGGAATGTTGAACCCGAACTGAGAGGCGCATAAAGAGCAGCCCGATCAAAGGAGACAACCGATCATGAAGATGGTGACTGCGATCATACAGCCGGACAAGTTGGACGCGGTTCGCGAGGCCCTGATCGACGCGGAGATCACGCGGATCACGGTGAGCCGGTGCACCGGGCATGGCCAGCAGCAGACCGAGGACCTCTACCGCGGCCAACGGGTGGTGCCCAACCTGATCCCGAAGGTGCGGCTGGACATCGCCTGCAACGATGAATTCGTCAAAACCACCGTCGATGCGATCCTGGCCGCGGCACGCCACGGCGAAGGACAGGTCGGCGACGGCAAGATCTTCGTCGCGCCGCTGGAAGAGTGCATCCGGATCCGCACGGAAGAGCGGGGAGGAAAGGCGATCTAAAGCGGTCAGGCGAATCAGGAAAAGGCGGAACCTTACGGGCCGGATGGCGACGGCGATTCCGTCGCCTCCGGCGGCGACGGCGTTGATTCAGCAAGATAGATGGGGCTATCAAACTCGACGCCGATTTCGTAGAGGCTCGCGCTGCCGGCCAGATACCGGCATCGGATGACCTTTCCGGTCAGGGGGCGGCAGTCGCCGTCGGGCAGTTCGAAGTTGAGGCAGCAGGCGGTGCCGGCGTAGATGAACTGGCCGATCAGGAGGGCGACGCCAAACCGGCTGAGATTGCGGGTCAGCGACGTGTAGACGAGCGGCTGAGCGCGGTCCTGGTGGAATGCCGCCTTCACGACGGTTCGATAGGGAATCCGTTCGGCCCGTCTTTGTTGACGAGCCGCGGCCCTGGAGGCCTGGGAATCAAGATCGTCAAGCCGCTGCCGGCATTCCCGTAAAGAATGCTTGAGTCTCTTCTCACGCTGCATGGTGTTGCCCACTGGGTGTTGGTGCGCGTCCGACCGCAACGCGTACTTCCCAACTATCGTCACGGACAGCCGGACAGCTTTAACGTTCTGACAAGCCACAATAAACAAATCCCGGCAAATGGAACACAAAAACGTAGCCGCTTCAAAGCATATTACACTTTTGTCGCCGCCCATCCAACGCAATGCCGCCGCCAACATCTCATAAACCCATTCTCCGCAATCCTTTCCGATCGCCCGTCCGCGATGGCGCGCGGATTGCATCCTTGAGTGGCAATCCGCACGTCGTGTGCGGCAAGACTTTTTTGCATGTTGGAGACAGTGCAGCCATGAGACGCAGAAGCTTCTGGACGTGGGTGGCGGTGGCCTTGGGACTCCTGGCCTGTCCGGGGGTCTGCTTTGGCCAGTCGGACGAGCCAGTGGACGTTTCGGCCCTTCTGACGGATCACGGAATTGCGATCAACACAGCCTGGGTACTGGTGACCGCGTTCCTGGTCTTCTTCATGCAGGCGGGATTCGGAATCCTCGAGGCCGGGCTGGTGCGGGCCAAGAACACCTGCAACATCCTGATGAAGAACTTCCTGGACTTCGCGTTCGCCGCCATCGCGTTCTTCGCCATTGGATACGCATTGATGTACGGCGACGGCAACGACTTCTTCGGCGCCAGCGGGTGGTTTCTGATCGGGCTCGAGGAAAACGCGGGCCTGCCGATCTGGGTGTTCTGGCTGTTCCAGGTGGTCTTCTGCGGAACCGCGGCGACCATCGTCTCCGGCTGCGTGGCCGAACGCATGAGGTTCCAGGCGTACCTGATCTACTCGGTGCTGATCAGCATGTTCGTCTACCCGATCGTCGGCCACTGGGTCTGGGGCGGCGGATGGCTCTCGCAGCTGGGATTCACCGACTTCGCCGGCAGCGGCGTGGTTCACGCGGTGGGCGGATTCGCGGGGCTGGTCGGGGCGATGATGCTGGGCCCGCGGATCGGCAAGTACAGCCGCGACGGA from Phycisphaerae bacterium includes these protein-coding regions:
- a CDS encoding ammonium transporter, whose protein sequence is MGLLAAILCAAPGLAGTVQAAEPNHIDTGTTAWMLISTALVLLMVPGLAMFYGGLVRTKNVLGTMMHSFAAMALIGVLWAVCGYALSFGPNVLGGWFGWNGELFLLNGIDETIMASGIPEYVFAMFQGKFAIITPALIAGAFAERVRFRGYCFFIVLWSLLVYCPLCHWVWSEEGFLFKLGAIDFAGGTVVHISAGISGLVAVLYLGARRGYPRTAMHPSNLVITLIGAGLLWVGWFGFNAGSAVESGLTTARALTVTQVAAAAGALTWIIIEAFHHGKATSLGIASGILAGLVAITPAAGVVQPSGAIALGVAASGVCYVAILIKNRIGYDDSLDAFGIHGVAGMLGAVLLTFFIRQSWVANNGGESWTTMGQLGVQVLGVATTIAYAGLLTIILVVLVDKTLGLRMQPQNEMAGMDHSLHGEHGYGMLNPN
- a CDS encoding P-II family nitrogen regulator, with the translated sequence MKMVTAIIQPDKLDAVREALIDAEITRITVSRCTGHGQQQTEDLYRGQRVVPNLIPKVRLDIACNDEFVKTTVDAILAAARHGEGQVGDGKIFVAPLEECIRIRTEERGGKAI
- a CDS encoding ammonium transporter, translated to MRRRSFWTWVAVALGLLACPGVCFGQSDEPVDVSALLTDHGIAINTAWVLVTAFLVFFMQAGFGILEAGLVRAKNTCNILMKNFLDFAFAAIAFFAIGYALMYGDGNDFFGASGWFLIGLEENAGLPIWVFWLFQVVFCGTAATIVSGCVAERMRFQAYLIYSVLISMFVYPIVGHWVWGGGWLSQLGFTDFAGSGVVHAVGGFAGLVGAMMLGPRIGKYSRDGRPRVLAGHTIPLAALDVFILWFGWYGFNPGSTLGLTGGNAALAGMVAMNTTLAAAAGAISAMFVVWSLYGKPDLTMTMNGLLAGLVAITAPCAAVSPVSSIVIGLVAGILVVAGVRLLDNLKIDDPVGAWSVHGLNGIWGVLAVGLFATEGGVLTGGGVHLIAIQALGAAAIVAWTVVTMVVVFGAIKATVGLRVSGDEELRGLDIGEHGQEAYAGFEIFVTT